One genomic segment of Drosophila melanogaster chromosome 3L includes these proteins:
- the MEP-1 gene encoding MEP-1, isoform C translates to MTEVDVVLPEGVAEPTTKLASASSSPKQSKPSADDVEQQVTTVEDDEEQVVEEQQEEDVHLPEAPSNEKLELLSAGGKDISKEDVAQASPQAPVADEIMEVDGTEDVEENEVENDDEDSQITSSSSKEPKLDEEDEEATTNGDGDHEPEDEDDAQKIGSTAENSCEAEDPLGAVTVPDDELASGKKAHLDGEESVASEGVVEEEPPAKQENGFGASPNQKENGQASIAEARAAIAPSDGGVVNLDEDSDEEMEDITEHKEPAKPTEKAAKPASSSGGESSDDAVLIASDSDTESAAPPPPVKKLPPVVKAIPPPPVQDDEDDDDDDDCVVIEDDTPLSISPSGKRKSDLDDLQLQQPSHKRQRSSTPSGMGQLTIKDARSLMPLDGSPSSVSGPRDSIYPVTITNAVTGAATNLGVVPPKLVPMAGGMSASPVQLNPPTLSLTGLPSMTNNANLLPGLTDDMFVLEAPSFIVPYIYEKPPRENICEVVKAIETKYALSAEDLAEADKGDEFDMMTEQNKEDKPADQADESGKKKKKKRGDDESWSEQSDDDDDEDDDDDSESGVRTKVLIKEANDDLSALKVAIKPAAALATAGGVSVNNPGGNKPGQENYFESPLGKFFMDIGVGLVQEYVQSDLLRLQKRKMRKAQVQNSKEFEMAINALSGNLQASKTKNAPFKFRMKRCEFCNFKSESAMAMANHYETPHMNGVLYKCNFCTFEIRNATEIVYHMEAVHNIKARLIKPLPYHQCPNCGFEDNGKAKLARHQPVCAKKFRPELNLAPPNDWEAPAKIPRIKPRHGLVGTATAYQAMAAQAAAQKAALANIQQQQAAAQARNNLQAAALAAQNAAKMRQRAPQPPKQNIVRNPAPVRGGNAMNAGLSLPNSYQLAAGQLVQASKKPMAGQPSISITPLPRQSSVGAGAGASSSKAPQAAAGMKPGQSPSGNNKAQFVICEICDGYIKDLEQLRNHMQWMHKVKIHPKMIYNRPPLNCQKCQFRFFTDQGLERHLLGSHGLVTSSMQEAANKGKDAGRCPVCGRMYQWKLLNHVSRDHHMTLKPAHLSYKCTVCTATFGMYKQFETHVYTAHSTVARKAMDSKKNSAQSSGSGSGAGMSRSSLGAANDSLLKPLKINDEITIIPQPASKPRITNMESHVID, encoded by the exons ATGACTGAAGTTGATGTCGTTTTGCCGGAGGGCGTGGCCGAGCCCACGACAAAGCTTGCCAGCGCATCAAGTTCCCCAAAACAGAGTAAACCATCAGCAGATGATGTTGAGCAGCAGGTCACAACTGTGGAGGACGATGAAGAGCAGGTGgtcgaggagcagcaggaggaaGATGTGCACTTGCCGGAGGCCCCCTCCAATGAAAAGCTCGAGCTGCTTTCCGCGGGCGGCAAGGATATCAGTAAAGAGGATGTTGCCCAGGCATCTCCACAAGCTCCAGTGGCCGACGAGATAATGGAGGTGGACGGGACCGAAGACGTGGAGGAAAACGAAGTGGAGAACGACGACGAAGACTCACAGATTACCAGCAGCAGCTCGAAGGAGCCAAAACTGGATGAAGAAGACGAGGAGGCTACCACAAACGGAGATGGAGATCACGAGCCAGAGGACGAAGACGATGCCCAAAAGATCGGTAGCACAGCGGAAAACAGCTGCGAGGCCGAAGATCCCCTGGGAGCAGTCACAGTTCCTGACGATGAACTGGCCAGCGGGAAGAAAGCGCACCTAGATGGCGAGGAGAGCGTAGCTAGCGAAGGGGTCGTCGAGGAAGAGCCCCCAGCAAAGCAGGAGAATGGGTTTGGGGCCAGTCCCAACCAGAAGGAGAACGGCCAAGCCAGCATAGCAGAGGCCAGGGCGGCAATAGCTCCCTCCGATGGTGGTGTGGTTAACCTGGATGAGGATAGTGACGAGGAAATGGAGGATATTACGGAGCACAAGGAGCCGGCCAAGCCCACCGAAAAGGCAGCCAAACCGGCTTCCTCTAGTGGTGGTGAATCCTCCGACGATGCTGTTCTGATAGCCTCCGATTCGGATacggaatccgcagctccacCGCCGCCAGTAAAGAAGCTCCCGCCAGTTGTCAAGGCCATCCCGCCCCCGCCCGTGCAggatgatgaggatgatgatgatgacgacgactgCGTCGTGATTGAAGATGACACACCGCTAAGTATTTCGCCCAGCGGCAAGCGCAAGAGCGACCTAGATGacctgcagctgcaacagccCAGCCACAAGAGACAGCGAAGTTCGACGCCCTCGGGAATGGGCCAGCTGACCATTAAGGATGCCCGCTCGTTGATGCCTCTCGATGGCAGTCCGAGCTCTGTGTCGGGTCCCCGAGATTCTATCTACCCGGTGACCATAACGAATGCTGTGACGGGAGCGGCCACCAATCTGGGTGTTGTGCCGCCTAAGCTAGTTCCCATGGCGGGCGGCATGAGCGCCAGTCCAGTGCAGCTGAATCCGCCAACGTTATCGCTTACCGGGCTGCCCAGCATGACCAACAACGCCAACCTGCTGCCCGGTCTCACTGACGACATGTTTGTCCTGGAAGCGCCCTCCTTCATTGTACCCTACATCTATGAAAAGCCACCACGCGAAAACATCTGCGAGGTCGTCAAAGCAATTGAGACCAAGTATGCGCTGTCGGCTGAGGATTTGGCCGAGGCAGACAAGGGCGACGAGTTCGACATGATGACCGAGCAAAACAAAGAGGACAAGCCAGCGGATCAGGCCGATGAAagcggcaaaaagaaaaagaaaaagcgagGTGACGACGAGTCCTGGTCGGAGCAGTctgacgatgatgacgacgaagacgacgacgacgactcGGAGTCGGGCGTACGGACTAAGGTGCTGATCAAGGAGGCAAACGATGACCTGAGCGCCTTGAAGGTGGCCATCAAGCCCGCCGCTGCCTTGGCAACAGCGGGCGGAGTGTCGGTAAACAATCCGGGCGGCAACAAGCCAGGACAGGAGAACTACTTTGAGAGTCCGTTGGGCAAGTTCTTCATGGACATTGGCGTGGGTCTGGTGCAGGAGTACGTGCAGTCGGATCTGCTGCGTCTGCAGAAGCGCAAGATGCGCAAGGCGCAGGTGCAAAATTCCAAGGAGTTTGAAATGGCCATCAATGCGCTCTCTGGCAACCTGCAGGCATCCAAGACGAAAAACGCGCCCTTCAAGTTCCGGATGAAGCGATGCGAGTTCTGCAACTTTAAGTCGGAGTCTGCCATGGCGATGGCTAATCACTACGAGACGCCGCACATGAACGGAGTGCTGTACAAGTGTAACTTCTGCACGTTTGAGATACGGAACGCCACGGAGATTGTCTACCACATGGAGGCTGTGCACAACATAAAGGCGCGCCTTATAAAGCCACTGCCCTACCACCAGTGTCCCAACTGCGGCTTTGAGGATAATGGCAAGGCAAAGCTGGCCCGACATCAGCCCGTCTGCGCTAAGAAGTTCCGGCCGGAGCTTAACCTGGCGCCGCCAAACGACTGGGAGGCACCGGCTAAGATACCGCGCATTAAGCCTCGTCATGGTCTTGTGGGCACTGCCACCGCCTATCAG GCTATGGCAGCACAGGCGGCGGCACAAAAGGCCGCTTTGGCCAacatccagcagcagcaagcggCGGCGCAGGCGAGGAATAACCTCCAGGCAGCCGCGTTAGCTGCCCAGAATGCGGCCAAGATGCGTCAGCGAGCCCCGCAGCCACCCAAACAGAACATAGTGCGAAATCCGGCGCCTGTGCGCGGAGGCAACGCGATGAATGCGGGACTCTCGTTACCCAACAGCTATCAGCTGGCAGCCGGACAGCTTGTCCAG GCATCCAAGAAGCCGATGGCCGGACAGCCCAGCATCTCGATAACGCCATTACCTCGTCAGAGCTCGGTGGGCGCCGGTGCGGGTGCCTCGTCCAGCAAAGCGCCCCAAGCGGCAGCAGGAATGAAGCCCGGCCAGAGTCCCAGCGGTAACAATAAGGCGCAATTTGTTATTTGCGAGATCTGCGATGGCTACATCAAGGATCTGGAGCAGCTGCGCAACCACATGCAGTGGATGCACAAAGTGAAG ATTCACCCCAAGATGATCTACAATAGGCCGCCTTTGAATTGCCAAAAGTGCCAGTTCCGGTTCTTTACGGATCAGGGATTGGAGCGACACTTGCTGGGCTCACATGGCTTGGTCACAAGTTCCATGCAGGAGGCTGCCAACAAGGGCAAGGATGCTGGTCGCTGTCCGGTCTGTGGAAGG ATGTACCAATGGAAGCTGCTGAATCACGTGTCGCGCGATCATCATATGACCCTGAAGCCCGCTCACCTGTCCTACAAGTGTACCGTTTGCACGGCGACCTTCGGCATGTACAAACAGTTTGAGACGCACGTTTACACCGCCCACAGTACCGTGGCCAGAAAAGCGATGGACAGCAAGAAGAACAGTGCGCAGTCCAGCGGGTCGGGATCTGGGGCAGGGATGTCGCGCAGTTCGCTGGGAGCGGCCAATGACTCTCTGTTGAAGCCGCTTAAGATCAACGATGAGATCACCATCATACCACAGCCCGCATCGAAGCCACGCATCACAAATATGGAGAGTCATGTCATAG ATTAA
- the CG14949 gene encoding uncharacterized protein, with protein MQVHQAVFGAAVLGMLLAIGCSLPVLDASSGIDNATIEELRASVNDTPKNLYVVKAVVYEIGILTEVGENDTSFESQERVDLTFYDTHSNKSHIDLGNIPLPIQTNVTGQVLTGIAPVNLGAFSSPQELLETLPLTGSIVNITHSDTAFYQLSRSNTSAADKPQILDQDALAKLTHAAQLFPPSSQIGQSVPVNPAADNEVPQTEPED; from the exons ATGCAGGTCCACCAGGCTGTGTTTGGAGCCGCCGTGCTCGGCATGCTGTTGGCCATCGGCTGTTCCCTGCCCGTTTTGGATGCCAGTTCAGGCATCGACAACGCCACCATCGAGGAGCTGAGGGCCAGCGTCAACGATACGCCCAAGAATCT CTATGTGGTCAAGGCGGTGGTCTATGAGATCGGCATCCTGACGGAGGTGGGCGAGAATGACACCAGTTTTGAGAGCCAGGAACGCGTGGATCTGACCTTCTACGACACGCACAGCAACAAGAGTCACATTGACCTGGGCAACATCCCGCTGCCCATCCAGACCAATGTCACCGGTCAAGTGCTGACCGGCATCGCACCCGTGAATCTGGGAGCCTTCAGCAGCCCCCAGGAACTCCTAGAAACCCTTCCCCTGACCGGAAGCATTGTGAACATCACGCACAGCGACACCGCCTTCTATCAACTGAGCAGATCGAACACCAGTGCCGCGGACAAGCCACAGATTCTGGATCAGGATGCGCTGGCCAAGCTCACGCACGCGGCCCAGTTGTTCCCGCCATCGTCGCAAATTGGCCAGTCGGTGCCAGTGAACCCAGCTGCCGATAACGAGGTGCCCCAGACGGAACCCGAGGATTAG
- the CG1143 gene encoding uncharacterized protein, isoform A: MKCTLLTTLLATLAASSLAAPFDLGDIFSGFQPLEKQDVVKRQVQANPDAELKQISFHGLIGDLEDSLFTSALSLHQASAPGSEVEEVKPESPAAITEDEEHALTKRSDESTPATADDGLARKILLQTTRKVPDGEDGVPAHLIIDHVSVQPHNGGALPLIPTFQVHHTKLISATIKEDSNNDSSDGKQTKISITKTSITSTAPIESVEEAVALAGSVTNTEEATTKVETTTKAVEKEEADKSSTTILTIVSSSTPTTTTTTTTEEPIQKLKKDEEKLKEKVAEVEADPVILSARV, encoded by the exons ATGAAGTGCACGTTGCTAACCACC TTGCTGGCGACCCTGGCGGCTTCTTCGTTGGCCGCACCCTTCGATTTGGGTGATATCTTCTCGGGCTTTCAGCCGCTGGAGAAACAGGATGTGGTCAAGCGGCAGGTGCAGGCCAATCCCGATGCCGAGCTGAAGCAGATCTCTTTCCACGGCCTGATCGGAGATCTGGAGGACAGTCTGTTCACGTCCGCCTTGAGTCTGCACCAGGCCAGTGCGCCGGGCAGCGAGGTGGAAGAGGTGAAGCCCGAATCCCCGGCTGCGATCACTGAGGACGAGGAGCACGCGCTGACCAAGCGATCCGATGAGTCCACGCCGGCCACAGCTGACGATGGCCTGGCACGCAAGATTCTGCTGCAGACCACCAGGAAGGTGCCCGATGGGGAGGATGGTGTACCCGCCCACTTGATTATCGATCATGTGTCCGTGCAGCCACACAATGGTGGTGCCCTGCCACTGATTCCCACCTTCCAGGTGCACCACACCAAGCTGATCTCGGCCACCATCAAGGAGGACTCGAATAACGACAGCAGCGATGGCAAGCAGACCAAGATTAGCATCACCAAAACATCGATTACGTCCACGGCGCCAATTGAGAGTGTAGAGGAGGCGGTGGCCCTGGCTGGATCTGTGACAAACACCGAGGAAGCCACCACCAAGGTGGAGACGACCACAAAGGCTGTCGAGAAGGAGGAGGCTGACAAGAGCTCCACCACTATCCTGACCATTGTGAGCAGCTccacccccaccaccaccaccaccaccaccacggaGGAGCCCATTCAGAAGCTGAAGAAGGACGAGGAGAAGTTGAAGGAGAAGGTGGCCGAGGTGGAGGCCGATCCCGTCATTCTCTCGGCTCGCGTTTAA
- the CG1246 gene encoding uncharacterized protein, isoform D, with the protein MAGMGTGFSKCFILFMAIVILVQGVAYLGLSIWGITFRDCPDGVTDFSENPFKYAMELIYFAQEECGEPVLKVADEQFSLNIDWQTSYAITNREFIFMITYAVISGVWVATSVLVITTLCNRTTKLISGVVYWPWFLSVLAGSILDVVATVYHGIDISHTTSMKDALDYIGVSYSEIVSNVWTLMEPFGVYFSTPSILLLCLTSRVAIIWLLNIIGVTFCLSLSGIMAEQNAKSAALSRSQAPTRQPTPQPAVALVQPVVEATLVESIQPSAPQESPQYPEQIRPKPLPIFIPSEQGAQRPNSQQFAPGDRTTLQSPVMVLPPQVPQQRDVVSPQPDINTYRTTEAHPDHLNYPPSEPQTPRAPSPAVQQLAVTSPLNNRYSEIYPAPVNPRVSEELRNQMPWSYTSMVTKPPPPPRKPQLQVQIYPQIPEPDYADH; encoded by the exons ATGGCCGGCATGGGCACTGGATTTTCCAAGTGCTTTATACTCTTCATGGCAATTGTCATACTC gTCCAGGGAGTTGCCTACTTGGGCTTGTCCATCTGGGGCATCACCTTCCGAGATTGTCCGGATGGCGTTACTGATTTCAGCGAAAATCCCTTCAAGTACGCCATGGAGCTCATTTACTTTGCAC AGGAGGAATGTGGTGAGCCGGTGCTGAAGGTGGCAGACGAACAATTTAGTTTGAACATAGATTGGCAGACGTCCTATGCCATTACCAACCGGGAGTTCATCTTCATGATAACCTACGCAGTTATTAGCGGAGTCTGGGTAGCCACTTCGGTGTTGGTAATAA CCACTTTGTGCAATCGCACCACCAAGCTGATCTCCGGAGTGGTCTATTGGCCCTGGTTCCTATCCGTGCTAGCTGGCAGTATCCTAGATGTGGTGGCCACGGTGTATCATGGAATCGACATAAGTCATACAACG TCCATGAAAGATGCACTTGATTACATTGGAGTCTCATATAGCGAAATTGTTAGTAATGTCTGGACTCTAATGGAGCCCTTCGGCGTATACTTCTCGACGCCATCGATTCTTCTACTGTGCCTCACAAGTCGCGTAGCCATCATCTGGCTGCTGAACATCATTGGAGTTACCTTCTGTCTCTCGTTGTCCGGAATCATGGCGGAGCAGAATGCGAAATCAGCCGCCTTGAGCAGGAGCCAGGCTCCCACCCGACAGCCGACACCACAGCCTGCGGTGGCATTAGTCCAGCCGGTGGTGGAGGCCACGCTAGTGGAATCCATTCAGCCTTCGGCCCCGCAAGAGAGCCCTCAATATCCGGAGCAGATCCGACCCAAGCCGCTGCCCATTTTCATTCCCTCGGAGCAGGGTGCCCAGCGTCCAAACTCCCAGCAGTTCGCACCCGGAGATCGCACCACTTTGCAATCGCCGGTGATGGTGCTACCACCACAAGTTCCTCAGCAGAGAGATGTTGTGTCCCCGCAGCCTGACATCAACACCTATCGCACCACCGAGGCTCATCCCGACCACCTCAACTATCCACCTTCGGAGCCACAAACTCCACGTGCTCCTTCGCCGGCTGTCCAACAACTGGCGGTGACGTCGCCACTAAACAATCGCTACAGCGAGATATATCCTGCTCCCGTAAATCCCCGCGTTAGCGAAGAGCTGCGCAACCAGATGCCTTGGTCGTACACCAGCATGGTGACTaagccaccaccgccgccacgCAAGCCACAACTTCAAGTACAGATCTACCCGCAGATTCCGGAACCCGACTACGCGGATCACTAG